One segment of Anastrepha obliqua isolate idAnaObli1 chromosome 3, idAnaObli1_1.0, whole genome shotgun sequence DNA contains the following:
- the LOC129242708 gene encoding phospholipase B1, membrane-associated, with the protein MFHARIQNNLLLCALLFHIAHPVLTQRTVLDVSFRDLYRPLRLLGLNLAGRSGDNPNNRQLVRDMGKTQNLNTRARSLVNFCDALNGPGKRSETRPTSVHRLRPGDIDIIGAMGDSLTAGNGIFASNLLHVTVENRGMVWSIGGQGTWRQYLTLPNILKEFNPNLYGYSLKDGLSTDRSSKFNVAELGAMSRDIPYEAQVLVKRISRDPKVNMTADWKLITLLIGNNDFCSDVCYLPRPEDAIKSHEENMVKTYRYLRDNVPRLMLNVVPSPKLDFLIGLSRKSPACHTTLTFECPCLVGKPKQYVARMKKLMKAWIEKDKEIVNRDEFNSETFTINLQPFTLFDDFFPASDDSVKFKFLSEDCFHLSQRGHAISANYYWNNLLEENGQKSIMTEPTLMKNFHCPTEERPYLMTRVNSRKDFQV; encoded by the exons atgtttcacgCACGAATCCAGAACAACTTGCTACTCTGCGCACTTCTATTTCACATTGCTCACCCTGTGTTAACGCAACGGACCGTATTAGATGTATCTTTTCGTGACTTGTATCGGCCGTTACGTTTGCTTGGCTTGAATTTGGCCGGTCGTTCAGGTGACAATCCCAATAATCGACAACTTGTGCGTGATATGGGC AAAACCCAAAACCTCAATACACGCGCTCGTTCGCTCGTAAACTTTTGCGATGCTCTAAATGGACCTGGCAAGCGCAGTGAAACTCGTCCTACTTCGGTACACCGCTTACGTCCTGGTGACATAGACATTATAGGCGCAATGGGCGATTCACTTACAGCCGGCAATGGCATTTTTGCCTCTAATTTGTTGCATGTTACGGTCGAGAATCGTGGCATGGTCTGGAGTATTGGTGGTCAAGGTACTTGGCGGCAGTATTTGACGCTACCAAATATACTCAAAGAATTTAATCCGAATTTGTATGGATATTCGCTGAAAGATGGACTCTCCACCGATCGAAGTTCAAA ATTCAATGTCGCTGAGTTGGGTGCCATGTCACGCGATATTCCCTACGAAGCACAAGTTCTTGTCAAACGTATCTCACGTGACCCCAAAGTAAACATGACTGCCGATTGGAAACTTATCACGCTTCTCATTGGCAATAATGATTTTTGTTCTGATGTTTGCTATCTGCCTCGGCCAGAGGATGCAATTAAAAGCCATGAAGAGAATATGGTGAAGACATATCGTTATTTACGTGACAACGTGCCACGTCTAATGCTGAACGTTGTGCCATCGCCGAAATTGGATTTTCTAATTGGTCTTAGTCGAAAAAGTCCAGCCTGTCACACTACTTTAACATTTGAATGCCCATGCTTGGTGGGCAAGCCCAAGCAGTATGTGGCGAGGATGAAGAAATTGATGAAAGCGTGGATTGAGAAGGACAAAGAGATAGTGAATAGGGATGAATTTAATTCGGAG ACATTCACTATCAACCTACAACCTTTCACACTGTTCGATGATTTCTTTCCTGCAAGCGATGATTCGGTTAAATTCAAATTTCTGTCGGAGGATTGCTTCCACTTGAGCCAGCGTGGGCACGCGATCA GTGCCAATTATTACTGGAATAATTTGTTGGAAGAAAACGGCCAGAAGAGCATAATGACAGAACCAACGCTGATGAAGAATTTTCATTGCCCGACAGAGGAACGACCTTATCTGA